Below is a window of Desmonostoc muscorum LEGE 12446 DNA.
ACTAAACGCATGTGCCACATCCGCGCATTGGCTTCTTCGGCAACGCGATCGCCTAAAGCTTTTTCCACAACAGATACTCCTTTAACATCCTTAAATTCTTCTCTAAATATATAATTCCAACCAGCTTGTTCTACTCGCCGACAGCGGTCACTCAAACTACCTTTTGACTGCAAATCAAAATACTGTTCTGAAATTAACAACGCTGCATTCAACAAAGCTTGTAAACGAACTGCTAACGCTTGATTTCTATCTGGAATTTGCTCATTGACAATCTTGGCATCTGGCAGTTTTTGATGATAGAAACGCGTGTAAAATACTTCCATCAGCGAAAGTAAATGTTCCGCCAAAGTTAATAACCGGGGATAAAGCGTTTCTACAGCAGCAACATTGCCTGGTTGTGGTGGATTCACAGGTAAACCACTAGCTGCTTCCAATTCACTTAAAAGATTAGCGATCGCATCCCAAGGAGCATCAACATAACTATACTTAATCCCAACTGGTACAATTAAAACCTGTTGGTCACGTCCAGCTTTTTGCAAATCCTCAGCACACCAAAAGCCTAACTGGGCAATACCAGGTTCCAAGGGGCTGATAATCTCCGACAACCCATTGGTAGCACCTTCTGGCGCCGCAGCCATCGGAAAGTTTCCATTAGCAAACAAGTCACGCGCCGAACGTAACCCCGTCCAATCAGCCTTACCCCGCTGAATGGGAGTACCACCCAAACTAGACATAATCCAGCCAATGTGAGAACCTGCCCATAGAGGAATGCCGCGATCGTAGATAAAATGAGCATGAATCGGAAGTTGTAGCGCTGTGCCTTGCGATCGTGCTACCTTTGGCACGAGTTGAGACAGCAAGTAGCCCAAACCAAGTGGATCGTCGGTTTTAGGATGGCGAAAAGCCAGCATAAAACGGATCTTACCCTCCTGGAACTGGTGATAGAGATCTACCAAAACTTCTACGTTGTCTGCTTCAATTTTGGTAATAGGTGTTTGCCAGTTTATCCAACTCGGTAACAACAGATGGACAACTCGTAGAAATAAGGGGTTGAACGCTGGAGGAATAAATTCTAAAGGTGGCTGTGCTTGATAAATTACATTAGACAAGGTTGTTTTCTCCTAAAGTGACTGGGGAGTGGGGATTGGGGAATGGGGGAGATGAGGGAGATGAGGGAGATGAGGGAGATGAGGGAGATGAGGGAGTGAGAATAACTCCTAACTCCTAACTCTTGTAGAGACGCGATTAATCGCGTCTCTACTCAGCACTCAGCACTCCCAATGCTCCTTTGTACTTTATCCTTGATAATTCATACTTTAGTTGACATAGAAATTAGCGATTCTGGAAAGGGAATAAACGATGCGACTATCACAAATGTTATTCGTTACACTGCGGGATGATCCAGCTGATGCTGAAATTCCCAGCCATAAATTATTACTCCGTGCGGGTTACATTCGTCGCATCGGTAGCGGTGTCTATGCTTATCTGCCGCTGATGTGGCGGGTACTGCAAAAGGTTTCCCAAATTGTGCGCGAAGAAATGAACGCTACAGGCGCCCAAGAATGTCTTTTACCGCAATTACAACCCGCTGATTTATGGAAGGAATCGGGACGTTGGGATACTTACACTAAAGCTGAAGGAATCATGTTTTCCCTAATCGATCGCCGCGATCAACAATTAGGATTAGGCCCAACTCATGAAGAAGTGATCACAGCGATCGCTCGTGATATGATTCGTTCCTATCGCCAGC
It encodes the following:
- a CDS encoding 1-acyl-sn-glycerol-3-phosphate acyltransferase; translated protein: MSNVIYQAQPPLEFIPPAFNPLFLRVVHLLLPSWINWQTPITKIEADNVEVLVDLYHQFQEGKIRFMLAFRHPKTDDPLGLGYLLSQLVPKVARSQGTALQLPIHAHFIYDRGIPLWAGSHIGWIMSSLGGTPIQRGKADWTGLRSARDLFANGNFPMAAAPEGATNGLSEIISPLEPGIAQLGFWCAEDLQKAGRDQQVLIVPVGIKYSYVDAPWDAIANLLSELEAASGLPVNPPQPGNVAAVETLYPRLLTLAEHLLSLMEVFYTRFYHQKLPDAKIVNEQIPDRNQALAVRLQALLNAALLISEQYFDLQSKGSLSDRCRRVEQAGWNYIFREEFKDVKGVSVVEKALGDRVAEEANARMWHMRLVESFVAVSGNYIKEKPTVERFAETTLILWKMIAKIQGGKAVQRPQLGKEQVKITVGEPISISERYPAYKENRLGARQAVADVTNDLQHALEGLI